CGGTCTCGCGATAGGCCGGATCACCGGCCAGATTGTTTCGCTCAAGCGGATCGAAACGCAGGTCGTAGAGCTCGTGACGGGCCCGCGGGACGATCGTCGACTGGGGATCGAGCGATCGAGCCGAACTCGAATCGGCGATGTCGAGGGGCAGCACCAACTCCGGGCGCGGGGCGTAGTTCTCGATGTAGCTGAAATCCTTCGTGCGCACGGCCCGGATGGGGTCGTAGGCGTCGTGATAGGTCTTCTCGGTGAACACGGCATCGCGGACCTGATCCGCCGGCCCCCCGCCGCGAACCGCGTCGGCATGCGACACCCCGTCGACGTCGTCGGGGATCGGGCGGCCGAGCAGGTCCAGCACCGTCGGCGCGAGGTCGACGCCGGAGAACAGCCCGCCGTAGCGGCGACCGCCGGACTGTCCCCGTGGCGGGCGCATGATCAACGCGATCCCGGTGCCCTCGGAGTACAGCGTCGATTTCGCGCGCGGGAAGGCCAGACCGTGGTCGGTGGCGAACACGATCCAGGTGTTGGCGGCTAGCCCGGCGCGCTCGACCACGTCCAGGAGGCGTCCGACCGCCGCGTCGGCCTTGGTGATGCTGCCGTGGAGCCCGGCGAGGTCGGTCCGCACGTCGGCGGTGTCGGGCAGGAAGTCCGGGACGCCGATCGAGTTCGGATCGGCGTGGTCGTATTCGTCGGCCGGATAGGGCCGATGGGTCTCGAAGAATCCGGCGGTGAGGAAGAAGGGCTGGTCGGTGACGCCGTCTGTGGTCAACCAGTCCACCGCCTGATCGGTGACGTAGTCGCACCGCGAATCGGAGACGTCGACGGTGTCGAAGCCCAGGGTCGTCGGATCGGTGCTCTCGTGCTGCATGCCGAACAGCACCGTGCGGTAGCCGGCGTCGGCGAGCAACGACGGGAGGGTGCGCACGCCGGGGTGGTAGGCGAAACCGTGGTGGGCCAGCCCGATCAGACCGTTGCGGTGCGGGTATTGGCCGGTGAACATCGATCCGCGCGCCGGTGAGCACAGCGGTGCGGTCGCGTGCGCGTCGGTGAACACGATCCCGTCGGCAGCCAGGCGGTCCAGCGTCGGGCTCACCACCCCGCGCGCCCCGTAACACGGCAGGTGCCGCCCGAGATCGTGCCAGTGGATGAAGATCACGTTCGCGACGTCGGCCATGGCCCCATCATGCACCGAGTAGCGTGGCAGGACGATGGCCGACAAGTCTTCTGGCGCTACCAAGCCCCGCCGGCGCGGCCGCCCGCCCGGTCCTCCCGTCGACCCCCAGGTCCGACGGGAGCAGCTGCTCGACGCCGCCGAGTCCGCGATGCGCGAGTCCGGGCCCGACGTCGGGCTCGCCGAGGTGGCCGCGGCGGCCGGGCTGACCCGCTCGGCGGTGTACGCCGCCTTCGTCGACCGCGGCGCCCTGCTCGACGCCCTCGCCGGCCGCCACGCGCGCATCATCGTCGAACGGCTCACCCAGATCGCCGGCGGGATGACCGATCCGGCGGAGCAGACGCGCGCGGCGATCGACGTGCTGGCGGCCTGGTTCGAGGACGAGCCGCAGTTGGCGCAGGCGCTGTCCGAGCAGATGCTGCCGACCGACCCGGGCCGCGACGGATTCGTCATCCGCAGCCTCACCGAGATCCTGGCGACCGGCTTCGCCAGCCGCGGTCGCGGTGATGCGCCCGCCCGCACCTGGGCGCACGCCCTGGTCGGCGCCGTCTCGTCGACGATCACCTGGTGGTCGTCCACGCGCGAGATCAGCAGGGACGAAGTCGTCGACCATTTGTTCTTGCTGGTGTGGTCGGGGTTCTCGGGGGTCGGGCGCGTCGATTCTTGACGTCCACCGATGTAAAAGACACACTGTCTTTATGACTCGACGGGTGTCTCGCAAGACCGCCGCCGCCATTACCGGCGCACAGAACTGGGACGAGGTGCGCGCTCGCTACCCGGAGCACGTCGACGCCATGGCCGACGGACTGCTCGTCGGGGATCCGTTGGCCGACAAGGTGATCGCCGAACTCTTCGCCGGTGCCGGGCACCGCTGGAACGACATCGTCTCCGCACTCGACGACCCCTCCCTCGTCGACCAGGGTCTGCTGTCGAGGGCTCCCGCCTTCCGCGCCTTCCTCGAGCGGACCAGCACGCCGCCGCCGTGGTTCGACCCGGCACTGGCCCGCGCCGGCGGCGACGCCTGGTGGCGGTTCGGGTCGTTGCAGTCCAGCACCCTGTACCAGTCGCTCATCTACGGCTACCAGGCCCGCGGATTCACCCGACCGCTCGCCGCGACCGGCCGCCTCACCGAGGGCACCTTCGACCGCGTGCAGGCCACGGCCCGCTGGGTCACCCTCGCCTCGGCGCCCGGCCTGATGGAGGTCGGCGCCGGCGGTTGGGTGGAGACGCTGCGCATCCGGCTGGTCCACGCGATGGTCCGCCACCATCTGCACGCCAGCGGCGAATGGGCCGACGAGGTCTGGGGCGTGCCGATCAACCAGACGTATTCACAGCTCACCATCACCGCCGGCTTCCTGGCCCTGCCGCTGCGAATCGCCAAAGACTTCGGCATCCACTACTCGCGCGCCGACCTGGAGGCCATCACCCACCTGTGGCGGTGGATCGGCTGGGTGACCGGCGTCGACGACAAGCTGCTGCCCACCAACTACGACGACGCGCTGCGCATCTGGCGGATCTCCCAGGAGTTCGCGCTGCAACCCCACGACGACGCCAAAACTCTCGTCCGCGCGCTGCTCGACGACGGCTTCCGCACCGACCTGGGCCTACCCGGCCCGCTCAACGGCGCCGTACACGCGGTGTCGCGGCCCTTCCTGCGCACCCTGTTCGCCGCCGTGTCCACCCGGTGGGTCGACGACGACATCGCCGCCGCGATGGGCCTGCGCCCGACTCCGCTGCACCACGTCGTCGACCTCGCGCGACCGGTGGTCCGCTCCCGCGAGATCGCGCGCGCCATGGGCCTGCTCGGTTCGGAACGCGCCGTCGCACGGCGGGAGTTGCGCCTGGTGACCTGGCAGTTGGGCATCGACCTCACCGACCCGAAGATCGTCGGTGCCCGCTATCGCGCCGCCGACGAGAACCGGATGGACCCCGTCGCATGACCGCCCAGTTCAACCTCACCCGCATCCTGAACTGCCCGCCGGAGACGGCGTGGCGCTGGGTCACCGATCCCGAGCTGATGCGACGGTGGTCCACCGCCCGCGTCGATCTCGCCGACCCGGGCCCCGGCGAGAAACCCGACACCGCCGGTGCGCTGCGCGTCGTCACCCTCCCCGACGGGAAGCGCAAGCTGCGGGAGGTCGTCGAATACGCCGAGCCGCCGCACGAGTTCCGCTATCGGGTGTACGACGGCGGACCCCTGCTCCTGGACCATCGGGGCGTGCAGACTTTTGCGCCGCTGCCCGGGCGGCGGACCGAGCTGCGCTGGGAAGTCTCGATGCGGCTGGCGCTGCCCGGGGCCGCTCACCTGCTGAGCCGAATCATCCGCGGGCAAGTCGGCGAATCGCTGGATCAGCTGGCCGGACTGGTCGAACAGGTGCCGCTCGACGAGTCCGCGCCAGCGACGCCCCAGGTCGGGTCGATGACGCCGCCGGACATGGCCGCGCTGTTCGAGGATGCCGACGAGTCGTTGGCCACCCAGCGGTCGATCGCCGACCACTTGGCCGGGACCGACGACCCAAAGCAGTGGTTCGCCCGGGTCTACCAATACGTCACCGAGGAGATGATCGCGGCTGCCCGCAACCCCGCGACCCTGGGCCTGGCGCACCCGGATTGGGTGCTGTCGCTGATCCCGACCTTCCACGACTACTACGAGTTCAACCTCACCGCCTACCGCACCGGCGGAGCCGTCGAGGACGCGTGGGCCAAGGCGTGGTCGACGGCGGAGTCGACCGATCCCGAGCACCCGCACGTTCCGGTGATGAAGGGGCTGCTCTACGGGGTCTCCGCGCATATCGACGCCGACCTGCCGCGCGCGCTCGCCGAAACCCACCGCGCGCGCTACGCCGACCGCGACCTGCGCGAGTTCCGACCCGACTACCTGCGCCTGGCACCGGTGTTCACCGCCGCCTCCGACCGACTGCTCGCCGATCTGCCGCGCTCCCACAAGCCGTGGTGGACCGGCCTCGCGTCGAAGATCAACCCGCAGTTGCGCGACGCGATGCTCGCGAAAAACGGCTACGACGTCGGCCGCCACCGGGTGAAGAGTTTCGCCGCGGCCGTGGAGCTGGTGCGTCAGGAATCGGCATGCGCGTAGTCCGCCGCGTCGGTGCGGAAATCCGGGTCGCCGTATGACGCGAGCCGCTTGCGGACCAGCCCGGTCAGATAGCGGTCGACCATCGGGGCGAGCCTATTCCGCCGGCCAGCGGCAGTGATCGCGACGACCCGCCCGCCGATGAACGGCGCCGTGACCGCGACGCGCAGATAGTCGGCCACCCCCAGCGATACGCCCATCCGCTCCCCGGCCCGCCGGTTCCCCTCGCAGAAGGCCTGCACGAACGCGACCTTGCTGTAACTGCGCTCGACGGCATCGGCCGCCCGGTCGAACCGGGAGTCGTCGGCCCGCAGATAGGCGGCCATCGTCGAGGAGACCAGCGCGCGGCACCGGTCGTCGAATCCCGCCCTGAGCAGGGCGCCGCGCGCGTGGAACATCGTGACGATCTCGCGCGGGGTACTGGGAACGAGTTCGACGGGCAGGCCCAGCAGGAAACAGCGGTAGCGGGCGAACTCGACGAGGGCGCGCTCGCCGGTGCCGAACTCGGTGCGCCCGGACCGCAGTGCGGCGCGCGAGATCAGGTACAGGTTGATCATCCCGGCGGGCATCTGGTCGACCTGCGGGATCGGCACGCCGTAGACGTGGCTGTCCCAGTCACCGGTCTTCGTCATGGCGTTGACCCGGACCATCGAGTGCATCAGCCGCACCATCGCGGCGGCCTCGAAGCCCTTGCCGTCGCGGCGCATCGCGCCCGGCAGCGTCGTGACGGCGAAGAAGGCCGACGTCTCGTTGACCCGGTGCGCGGCACGACGGCCCGAGAGTGCCCCGGTGATGACCATCGGCAGGGCGGCGTAGGAGTTGGTGAAGGTGGCGATGAACGCGCCGCGCGTCACGAAGGGCGCGATCAGCGCGGCGCTCATGCGCGCCCGCGCGGCACCCTTCTCCACCAGGTCCATGTCGATCCAATCCGGCGTCGCCTCCATCGCCGCGATGAACCGGCGCAGCTCGGGCGGCGCGTCGGGCACGGCGCCGATCCCGTTTCGGCAGGCGCGGCGGAGCATCGCGATCAGCTCCGTGACGCTGCGGCTGGCGGTCAGCGCGGCGTAGGGATCGGCGTCGACGTCGCCGAGCATCGTCGCGGTGCCGATCAGCTCGACGAGTTTCTCGTCGGCGAGGATTTCCTCGCGGTCGCCGACGCCGTTCGGCAGGGCGGTACTCGCATCGGGTTCGGTGGCGAACCGGTACGGCAGCTCGTCGAAGTCGATGTCGCCGTAGACGGCGGGCAGCGATTCGCGCTGGTGGCGCACGCGGGCGCGCAGCTCCGGGTAGTACAGCGTCATGGCGACTCCTACTCACGTTTTGTGAGTAATACTCACAGAGCGTGAGTTAAGCTGTCAACCATGACCCGTGAGCCCCGCCGACGACTCAGTGCCGACGAGCGGCGCGAACAACTGCTCGACGTCGCGCACGCGATCGTCGACGGGGAGGGTTTCGCCGCCGCGACGGTGGGCCGCATCGCCGCCGACGCGGGCGTCGACCGGTCGCTGGTCTACCAGCAGTTCGGCGACCGGGCCGGGCTGCTCGACGCCCTGATCGCACGCGAGCAGAGCCGGGCCGCCAGCCATTTCGACGAGGCGGTCGCGGCCCCCCGTCCCTCCGGCGCGACCCGGCTGACCGCGACCTTCGACGGGGTGCTGCGGGCCGTCGAGGCCCACCCGGCGACGTGGCGGCTGTTTCTCTTCCCGCCGCAGGGCGCCCCCGTCGAGCTGTACGCGCGGCTGGCCGCATCCCAGCAGTCGGTGACCGACTATCTGGTGGAGCGCCTCGTCGCCCTCGACCCCGCGCCCGACGATCCGGAACTGACCGCGCAGATGATCCAGGCCGCCGGTCGCGAACTGTTGCAGCTACACCTGCGCGATCCGCAGACCTACCCGGCACAACGCGTGCGCGACCAGCTGCAGCGCATGGCCCAGCAATGGTTCGATCGGCTCGGCACGCTGACTCAGTACCCGTAGGTGTTCGCCGGCGCCGCCTCCTGCGTGGCCCGCTCCGCCTGGAGCCGCGGCACGTTCCCGGTGGCCGGCGTCGCACTCCCGTCGACGACGGTGCCGACCACCCGCCACCACGTCCGCGGCGGCGCTGCGGCCAATTGCGCGGCGGCCGGACCGGCCACCGCCATGCGGTAGGTGCGCGCGTCGGCGGCACAGCAGATGATCACCACCTGCGCGATCTCCGTGTGCCCGTCGTGCGGACTCGCATAGCCGTCGACGGTGATCGTGCGCCCGCTCAGCCCGCCGCCGTCGGGCTGGGTGGCCCGTTGGGCGACCTCGTAGACCGACAGTTGCGGCG
This genomic interval from Gordonia sp. X0973 contains the following:
- a CDS encoding sulfatase; translated protein: MADVANVIFIHWHDLGRHLPCYGARGVVSPTLDRLAADGIVFTDAHATAPLCSPARGSMFTGQYPHRNGLIGLAHHGFAYHPGVRTLPSLLADAGYRTVLFGMQHESTDPTTLGFDTVDVSDSRCDYVTDQAVDWLTTDGVTDQPFFLTAGFFETHRPYPADEYDHADPNSIGVPDFLPDTADVRTDLAGLHGSITKADAAVGRLLDVVERAGLAANTWIVFATDHGLAFPRAKSTLYSEGTGIALIMRPPRGQSGGRRYGGLFSGVDLAPTVLDLLGRPIPDDVDGVSHADAVRGGGPADQVRDAVFTEKTYHDAYDPIRAVRTKDFSYIENYAPRPELVLPLDIADSSSARSLDPQSTIVPRARHELYDLRFDPLERNNLAGDPAYRETAARLAGKLAQWRVETGDELPEDATGTAVAEGFMRAWAARSRDIDPGEEALPSRRPQGSRRELDGGVTVARRAVVPGGDSDT
- a CDS encoding TetR/AcrR family transcriptional regulator: MADKSSGATKPRRRGRPPGPPVDPQVRREQLLDAAESAMRESGPDVGLAEVAAAAGLTRSAVYAAFVDRGALLDALAGRHARIIVERLTQIAGGMTDPAEQTRAAIDVLAAWFEDEPQLAQALSEQMLPTDPGRDGFVIRSLTEILATGFASRGRGDAPARTWAHALVGAVSSTITWWSSTREISRDEVVDHLFLLVWSGFSGVGRVDS
- a CDS encoding oxygenase MpaB family protein; the protein is MTRRVSRKTAAAITGAQNWDEVRARYPEHVDAMADGLLVGDPLADKVIAELFAGAGHRWNDIVSALDDPSLVDQGLLSRAPAFRAFLERTSTPPPWFDPALARAGGDAWWRFGSLQSSTLYQSLIYGYQARGFTRPLAATGRLTEGTFDRVQATARWVTLASAPGLMEVGAGGWVETLRIRLVHAMVRHHLHASGEWADEVWGVPINQTYSQLTITAGFLALPLRIAKDFGIHYSRADLEAITHLWRWIGWVTGVDDKLLPTNYDDALRIWRISQEFALQPHDDAKTLVRALLDDGFRTDLGLPGPLNGAVHAVSRPFLRTLFAAVSTRWVDDDIAAAMGLRPTPLHHVVDLARPVVRSREIARAMGLLGSERAVARRELRLVTWQLGIDLTDPKIVGARYRAADENRMDPVA
- a CDS encoding SRPBCC family protein — encoded protein: MTAQFNLTRILNCPPETAWRWVTDPELMRRWSTARVDLADPGPGEKPDTAGALRVVTLPDGKRKLREVVEYAEPPHEFRYRVYDGGPLLLDHRGVQTFAPLPGRRTELRWEVSMRLALPGAAHLLSRIIRGQVGESLDQLAGLVEQVPLDESAPATPQVGSMTPPDMAALFEDADESLATQRSIADHLAGTDDPKQWFARVYQYVTEEMIAAARNPATLGLAHPDWVLSLIPTFHDYYEFNLTAYRTGGAVEDAWAKAWSTAESTDPEHPHVPVMKGLLYGVSAHIDADLPRALAETHRARYADRDLREFRPDYLRLAPVFTAASDRLLADLPRSHKPWWTGLASKINPQLRDAMLAKNGYDVGRHRVKSFAAAVELVRQESACA
- a CDS encoding oxygenase MpaB family protein gives rise to the protein MTLYYPELRARVRHQRESLPAVYGDIDFDELPYRFATEPDASTALPNGVGDREEILADEKLVELIGTATMLGDVDADPYAALTASRSVTELIAMLRRACRNGIGAVPDAPPELRRFIAAMEATPDWIDMDLVEKGAARARMSAALIAPFVTRGAFIATFTNSYAALPMVITGALSGRRAAHRVNETSAFFAVTTLPGAMRRDGKGFEAAAMVRLMHSMVRVNAMTKTGDWDSHVYGVPIPQVDQMPAGMINLYLISRAALRSGRTEFGTGERALVEFARYRCFLLGLPVELVPSTPREIVTMFHARGALLRAGFDDRCRALVSSTMAAYLRADDSRFDRAADAVERSYSKVAFVQAFCEGNRRAGERMGVSLGVADYLRVAVTAPFIGGRVVAITAAGRRNRLAPMVDRYLTGLVRKRLASYGDPDFRTDAADYAHADS
- a CDS encoding TetR/AcrR family transcriptional regulator, with product MTREPRRRLSADERREQLLDVAHAIVDGEGFAAATVGRIAADAGVDRSLVYQQFGDRAGLLDALIAREQSRAASHFDEAVAAPRPSGATRLTATFDGVLRAVEAHPATWRLFLFPPQGAPVELYARLAASQQSVTDYLVERLVALDPAPDDPELTAQMIQAAGRELLQLHLRDPQTYPAQRVRDQLQRMAQQWFDRLGTLTQYP